From one Leptospira licerasiae serovar Varillal str. VAR 010 genomic stretch:
- a CDS encoding helix-turn-helix domain-containing protein → MLNPEVVTPIFYFGSVLSFLLVVQKLIPPIKRREDRIGALLFLSLGIILFTVANVVLEIDRTYPHAIFLLLTSFSAIGPLSLLYTHSLIYPNQTLYRDIRLHFLVPGLFLLGEIFFFGRPWDSIISDLGDFRNIRYKHYLSWGFFLTTALTTAYFGFRYRMLLTVISIPELKSQIRFIFILATITVFAMYSLVFGFMFGLDIMFRVGGLLVTGIVTLLFLAPARYPDFFAPLTREVRKKKYEKSLLIGLDLNLLELRIQELMREDKLYRDPELTLHSLSEDLGIKPYQLTEFLNEHLQTGFHNYINGFRIEEAVNLLEEKPDQDILSICYFVGFNSKSSFNDAFRKVTGKTPTQLRQKKSDIPEKQKLHSARAGVPPLRKGLGGMVELRDGDRISVKNRPIKAENR, encoded by the coding sequence ATGTTAAATCCCGAAGTGGTAACTCCTATATTCTACTTCGGAAGTGTACTTTCCTTTTTATTGGTGGTCCAAAAGTTAATACCGCCTATAAAACGCAGAGAAGACAGGATTGGAGCACTTCTGTTTCTTTCGTTGGGGATCATACTATTTACAGTTGCGAATGTTGTCTTGGAGATTGACAGGACCTATCCTCATGCGATCTTCTTATTACTCACTTCTTTTTCGGCTATCGGGCCCTTATCTTTGCTATATACACATTCTTTGATATACCCGAACCAGACATTATATAGGGACATTCGACTTCACTTTCTTGTGCCTGGGCTTTTTCTGTTAGGAGAGATATTTTTTTTCGGAAGGCCTTGGGATTCTATCATCTCCGACCTGGGAGACTTTAGAAATATTAGATATAAACATTATCTTTCTTGGGGTTTTTTCCTAACTACCGCGCTTACCACCGCTTACTTCGGATTTAGGTATAGAATGTTATTAACAGTGATCTCTATTCCTGAACTAAAGTCCCAGATCAGATTCATTTTTATTCTGGCGACCATTACGGTATTTGCAATGTACTCGCTCGTATTCGGATTCATGTTCGGCCTGGACATTATGTTTAGGGTAGGTGGGCTTCTTGTTACAGGGATCGTCACCCTTCTATTCTTGGCCCCTGCTCGATATCCGGACTTCTTTGCTCCTTTGACTAGAGAAGTAAGAAAGAAGAAGTATGAAAAATCACTTCTTATCGGTCTAGATCTGAATCTATTAGAGCTTAGGATCCAAGAATTGATGAGAGAAGATAAGCTATATCGAGATCCGGAGCTGACACTTCATTCATTGTCGGAAGACTTGGGGATCAAACCGTACCAGTTGACTGAATTCCTAAATGAACATCTGCAAACCGGGTTCCATAACTATATAAACGGTTTCAGGATAGAAGAAGCAGTCAACCTTCTTGAAGAAAAACCGGACCAGGATATTCTTTCCATCTGCTATTTTGTAGGATTTAATTCAAAATCTTCCTTTAACGATGCATTTCGTAAAGTAACGGGCAAAACGCCTACACAGCTTCGTCAGAAGAAATCGGATATTCCTGAAAAGCAAAAATTACATAGCGCTCGCGCAGGGGTTCCTCCTTTGAGAAAAGGATTGGGCGGTATGGTGGAATTGAGGGATGGAGATCGAATTTCAGTAAAAAATCGCCCGATCAAGGCTGAAAATCGGTAA
- a CDS encoding Dps family protein yields MKPNIGIPEKDREAINQGLQKLLADTYFLYLKTHNYHWNVTGPLFNTLHLMFMTQYTELWNALDLVAERIRSLGYPAPGTYKAFSSLTSLKEEDGVPKAEEMLKNLVEGHEAVIRTARAILPSADSGGDEVTTDLLTQRLEIHEKTAWMLRSMLE; encoded by the coding sequence ATGAAACCGAATATTGGAATCCCGGAGAAGGATAGAGAGGCCATTAACCAAGGCCTACAAAAACTTTTAGCAGATACGTATTTTTTATATTTAAAAACTCACAACTATCATTGGAACGTAACCGGTCCCTTATTTAATACATTACACTTGATGTTCATGACCCAATATACGGAACTCTGGAATGCTTTGGATCTGGTGGCGGAAAGGATCCGTTCTCTAGGTTATCCGGCGCCCGGGACTTATAAGGCATTTTCCTCTTTAACTTCTTTAAAGGAAGAAGATGGAGTTCCTAAAGCGGAAGAAATGCTTAAAAATCTTGTGGAAGGACATGAAGCTGTGATAAGAACCGCAAGAGCGATCCTTCCTTCTGCGGATTCTGGCGGGGACGAGGTGACTACGGACCTTCTTACCCAAAGATTGGAAATCCACGAAAAAACCGCTTGGATGCTTAGGAGTATGTTGGAGTAG
- a CDS encoding DegT/DnrJ/EryC1/StrS family aminotransferase — protein sequence MGVPFIDIKRFEPGLLEAWEDKVKTLSKNASFIGGEEVALLEKNLATAAGTKYSIACANGTDALQLALRALGVGKGDKVLVPDSTFWATFESVVNVGADPATVDTNPDDLQMDFEEFKKALEEVKPKAAIIVHLYGWGSAKLEDYRKLCKEKGVFLLEDGAQSFGVLYKGKPVYQDALITTTSFYPAKVLGGAGDGGAVFTNDEELANKVRMLGNHGRTSHYGYGDVGWNSRMDTLQAAFLNLNIPYLDARIVSRRKAAEKYYQVLPGLGVNVIHPPKDFQENGYCNVTLFDPAERPKIQEVLKTKGIGFGVIYPGAMSDQPGAKPYIVGKFGKEHRTGRICDSVLNFPLFPYMTDSELEEVFAAIKEYKK from the coding sequence ATGGGCGTACCTTTCATAGATATTAAAAGATTCGAGCCGGGATTACTAGAAGCTTGGGAAGATAAAGTAAAAACTCTCAGCAAGAACGCCTCCTTTATCGGAGGAGAAGAAGTCGCATTATTAGAAAAAAATCTGGCAACCGCTGCCGGGACCAAATATTCGATCGCATGTGCGAACGGAACGGACGCACTTCAATTGGCGCTCAGAGCCTTGGGAGTAGGAAAGGGAGATAAGGTATTGGTTCCTGATTCCACCTTTTGGGCAACATTCGAATCTGTAGTAAACGTCGGCGCTGATCCTGCTACAGTAGATACGAATCCTGACGATCTACAAATGGATTTCGAAGAATTCAAAAAAGCGCTCGAAGAAGTAAAACCGAAAGCCGCGATCATAGTTCATCTTTACGGTTGGGGAAGCGCTAAGTTAGAAGATTATCGTAAACTTTGTAAGGAAAAGGGAGTTTTCTTATTGGAAGACGGAGCGCAGTCCTTCGGAGTTTTGTATAAGGGAAAACCTGTTTACCAAGACGCATTGATCACTACTACTTCCTTCTACCCGGCAAAAGTTTTGGGCGGAGCGGGAGACGGCGGAGCCGTTTTTACAAACGACGAAGAGCTTGCAAACAAAGTAAGAATGCTCGGAAACCACGGAAGAACTTCACATTACGGTTACGGAGATGTGGGCTGGAATTCCAGAATGGATACTCTGCAAGCTGCATTCTTAAATTTGAATATTCCTTACTTAGATGCGAGAATTGTGTCACGCAGAAAGGCTGCTGAAAAATATTACCAAGTCCTTCCTGGTCTGGGAGTGAATGTGATCCATCCTCCGAAAGACTTTCAAGAAAACGGATATTGTAACGTTACTCTTTTTGATCCTGCAGAAAGACCTAAGATCCAAGAAGTTCTGAAGACAAAAGGTATAGGTTTCGGGGTTATTTATCCCGGAGCGATGAGTGATCAACCTGGTGCAAAACCGTACATCGTGGGCAAATTCGGAAAAGAGCATAGAACCGGAAGGATCTGTGATTCAGTATTAAATTTTCCTTTATTTCCTTACATGACCGATTCCGAACTGGAAGAAGTTTTTGCTGCGATTAAAGAATACAAAAAGTAA